A region of Haloplanus sp. XH21 DNA encodes the following proteins:
- a CDS encoding 30S ribosomal protein S3ae has translation MSERSVSKQKRGKRWYTVFAPEEYDRAELGKTVADEPEKIIGRTIETTLGDVTDDAGANNTKLTFKITDVGSDSAYTEFVKHELTRDYLRSLVRRGASKIDATITVLTTDDHRVRVQPVAFTTKKADRSQEQAIRRIMIDLIEEAAAERDFDSFVESAVEGRLSSAIYGEAKTVYPLRRVEIQKLTLEARPEEVAAEEEASVDVDEEDVAVEE, from the coding sequence ATGAGTGAACGCTCAGTATCCAAGCAGAAACGAGGCAAGCGCTGGTATACGGTTTTCGCCCCCGAGGAGTACGACCGGGCGGAACTGGGGAAGACGGTTGCCGACGAACCGGAGAAGATCATCGGCCGAACGATCGAAACCACCCTCGGTGATGTCACGGACGACGCCGGGGCGAACAACACCAAACTCACGTTCAAGATCACGGACGTGGGGTCGGACTCCGCCTACACGGAGTTCGTCAAGCACGAACTCACGCGGGACTACCTGCGGAGTCTCGTGCGCCGCGGCGCGTCGAAGATCGACGCGACCATCACGGTGCTGACGACGGACGACCACCGCGTCCGCGTCCAGCCGGTCGCGTTCACGACGAAGAAGGCCGACCGCAGTCAGGAACAGGCCATCCGTCGGATCATGATCGATCTGATCGAGGAAGCGGCCGCCGAACGCGACTTCGACTCCTTCGTCGAGAGCGCGGTCGAAGGACGGCTCTCCTCCGCCATCTACGGCGAGGCCAAGACCGTCTACCCGCTCCGTCGCGTCGAGATCCAGAAACTCACGCTCGAAGCGCGACCCGAAGAGGTCGCCGCCGAGGAAGAGGCCTCGGTCGACGTCGACGAAGAGGACGTCGCGGTCGAAGAGTAA
- a CDS encoding KEOPS complex subunit Pcc1, whose protein sequence is MSEKRACIETTHEDAPTIAAALRPDNTPSMTTRVDDGAIRTTVERETAGGLQSTVDDYVVNLTVAETVARTAREHSTQP, encoded by the coding sequence ATGAGCGAGAAACGCGCCTGCATCGAGACGACCCACGAGGACGCGCCGACCATTGCGGCCGCACTCCGGCCGGACAACACGCCGTCGATGACGACGCGCGTGGACGACGGCGCGATCCGGACGACGGTCGAACGCGAGACTGCAGGCGGACTGCAGTCGACCGTGGACGACTACGTGGTCAACCTGACGGTCGCGGAGACCGTCGCACGAACGGCACGCGAACACAGTACACAACCATGA
- a CDS encoding exonuclease RecJ: MSTAPATETTADAADIATALRNAPFVRVVAAADGDSLAASGVLARALSDCGVPFQIRADPLSDPVPGDDNLVVACGTTGGDVALAGQSTPASLVAADASRALGVDPDPIVALAGVAASGRPIDAGAASTLLDAARERTAVERRPGVAVPTADVADGLAHSTLVHAPLSGDPEAARDALDAVAFPDAPSTEDHRRLASWLAIEATASSARAATAVERALRPHATPDGQFATIEGFGDALDAAASERPGAGVALALRGDDATRDAVLDAWRTHARAVHSALTTATTGRYDGVFVVRTDDGHPGRLGTVARLSLAYRSPEPVVVAVAGDDAVSAAAAASADDDALDEAMRVAVRNVDADGTSAGDTRRATARFDDEVPVSRLITAFREAL; this comes from the coding sequence ATGTCCACCGCGCCCGCCACCGAAACGACCGCCGACGCGGCCGACATCGCCACCGCGCTCCGTAACGCCCCGTTCGTTCGGGTCGTCGCGGCCGCGGACGGCGATTCCCTGGCCGCCAGCGGCGTCCTCGCGCGGGCGCTTTCGGACTGCGGAGTCCCCTTCCAGATCCGCGCCGATCCGCTCTCCGACCCCGTTCCCGGCGACGACAACCTCGTCGTCGCGTGTGGAACGACGGGCGGAGATGTCGCCCTCGCCGGGCAGTCGACACCCGCGAGTCTCGTGGCGGCGGACGCGTCACGGGCGCTCGGCGTCGATCCCGATCCCATCGTCGCCCTCGCCGGCGTCGCTGCGAGCGGACGACCGATCGATGCGGGCGCAGCGTCGACGCTGCTCGACGCCGCCCGCGAGCGGACGGCCGTCGAACGCCGGCCTGGCGTGGCGGTGCCGACGGCCGACGTCGCCGACGGACTCGCACATTCGACGCTCGTCCACGCGCCGCTCTCGGGGGACCCCGAAGCGGCACGGGACGCGCTCGATGCAGTCGCGTTCCCCGACGCTCCGTCCACCGAGGACCACCGCCGTCTCGCCTCGTGGCTCGCCATCGAGGCGACGGCGTCGTCGGCACGAGCCGCGACGGCCGTCGAACGGGCGCTCCGCCCGCACGCGACGCCCGACGGCCAGTTCGCGACGATCGAAGGCTTCGGCGACGCGCTCGACGCGGCCGCCAGCGAGCGCCCGGGAGCGGGCGTCGCCCTCGCGCTCCGCGGCGACGACGCGACCCGAGACGCCGTGCTCGACGCCTGGCGCACCCACGCCCGCGCGGTGCATTCCGCGCTGACTACGGCGACGACCGGGCGCTACGACGGCGTCTTCGTCGTGCGCACCGACGACGGCCACCCCGGCCGACTCGGAACGGTCGCGCGCCTCAGTCTGGCGTACCGCTCACCCGAACCCGTGGTAGTGGCCGTCGCCGGCGACGACGCCGTGAGCGCGGCCGCCGCGGCGAGCGCCGACGACGACGCGCTCGACGAGGCGATGCGCGTCGCGGTTCGAAATGTCGACGCCGACGGCACGAGCGCGGGCGATACACGGCGAGCGACGGCGCGGTTCGACGACGAGGTTCCAGTATCGCGGTTGATCACGGCGTTCAGGGAGGCGCTATGA
- a CDS encoding 30S ribosomal protein S15 produces the protein MARMHTRRRGSSGSDKPTADEPPEWSDVDEDDIEARVVELAEQGHDPSVIGMKLRDEGVKGTPIPDVKLATGQKITEILEANDARPELPEDLRNLMERAIGLREHMEENPQDHQNKRALQNTEAKIRRLVDYYRGDELDEDFKYSYDVAVELLEE, from the coding sequence ATGGCACGAATGCACACCCGCCGTCGTGGCTCGTCCGGTTCGGACAAGCCCACGGCAGACGAACCCCCGGAGTGGAGCGACGTGGACGAAGACGACATCGAAGCGCGCGTGGTCGAGCTCGCAGAGCAGGGCCACGACCCGAGCGTCATCGGGATGAAACTGCGCGACGAGGGCGTGAAGGGCACGCCGATCCCTGACGTGAAACTGGCGACGGGCCAGAAGATCACCGAGATCCTCGAGGCCAACGACGCCCGCCCCGAACTGCCCGAGGACCTGCGCAACCTGATGGAGCGGGCGATCGGCCTCCGCGAACATATGGAGGAGAACCCGCAGGACCACCAGAACAAGCGCGCGCTCCAGAACACCGAGGCGAAGATCCGTCGCCTGGTCGACTACTACCGCGGCGACGAACTCGACGAGGACTTCAAATACAGCTACGACGTCGCCGTCGAACTGCTGGAGGAGTAG
- a CDS encoding halocyanin domain-containing protein has translation MSEERDARLGRRRLLRAGAGAVGAGLVGAGATGTALAQSEPFGGWMSDVGNYEGLVDGTGADQITVDVGAEANQGSFGFGPPAVQVDPGTTVVWEWTGQGGQHNVVAEEGASFESDLSAEEGFTFEQTFEEEGVIKYYCLPHRAMGMKGVVVVGDIDTGAEVIEGDVGGSGGSGGGEGGSGDSGGLGDGGIVMSLLIAGSLVAAFLSPVVFGIVMMLKDVGGKPGDAGAEHGDAGHGEASHDD, from the coding sequence ATGAGCGAGGAACGCGATGCGCGGCTGGGACGGCGACGGCTGCTGCGGGCCGGCGCCGGAGCCGTCGGCGCCGGTCTGGTCGGCGCGGGCGCGACCGGAACGGCACTGGCGCAGTCGGAACCGTTCGGCGGCTGGATGAGCGACGTGGGCAACTACGAGGGGCTCGTCGACGGAACTGGCGCCGATCAGATCACCGTCGATGTCGGCGCCGAGGCGAATCAGGGCTCCTTCGGCTTCGGCCCGCCGGCCGTTCAGGTCGACCCCGGGACGACCGTCGTCTGGGAGTGGACGGGTCAGGGCGGTCAGCACAACGTCGTCGCCGAGGAGGGGGCGAGCTTCGAGAGCGACCTCTCCGCCGAGGAAGGCTTCACGTTCGAACAGACCTTCGAGGAAGAGGGCGTGATCAAATACTACTGCCTCCCGCACCGAGCGATGGGCATGAAAGGCGTCGTCGTCGTCGGCGACATCGACACCGGCGCCGAGGTCATCGAGGGCGATGTCGGTGGCAGCGGTGGCAGCGGAGGCGGCGAGGGCGGTAGCGGCGACAGTGGCGGCCTCGGCGACGGCGGCATCGTGATGTCGCTGCTCATCGCCGGCTCGCTCGTCGCGGCGTTCCTCTCACCCGTCGTCTTCGGTATCGTCATGATGCTCAAAGACGTGGGCGGCAAACCCGGGGATGCGGGCGCCGAACACGGCGACGCGGGCCACGGCGAAGCGAGTCACGACGACTAA
- a CDS encoding helix-turn-helix domain-containing protein, with product MPTAQLAVTLPEETWIADLSTRFPAATFRVLAALPAEETGVGLVEITAPDLNDVLSRLTEATGVRVFEVLHRGEDRALVQFETDDPLLLLSIRNSRAPFEPPITIVDGVADLEITASHDRLSSLSEQLRTFGLEFDVRAVRTSMDPDSVVSDNQRELIETAVERGYYDTPRRCTLTELADYLGIAKSTASERLHRAEGAIIRAFVSGDDG from the coding sequence ATGCCCACGGCGCAACTCGCGGTCACGCTCCCCGAGGAAACCTGGATCGCCGATCTCTCTACTCGTTTTCCGGCGGCGACCTTTCGCGTTCTCGCGGCGCTTCCGGCCGAGGAGACGGGCGTCGGCCTGGTCGAGATCACGGCGCCCGACCTCAACGATGTCCTCTCGCGACTGACCGAGGCCACGGGCGTCCGAGTGTTCGAGGTGCTCCACCGCGGCGAGGACCGGGCGCTGGTGCAGTTCGAGACCGACGACCCGCTCTTGCTTCTCTCGATTCGCAACTCCCGTGCCCCGTTCGAACCGCCGATCACGATCGTCGACGGCGTCGCCGACCTCGAAATCACCGCCTCGCACGACCGGCTCTCGTCGCTGTCGGAGCAACTGCGGACCTTTGGTCTGGAGTTCGACGTTCGGGCGGTGCGCACGTCGATGGATCCTGACTCGGTGGTGAGCGACAACCAGCGAGAACTGATCGAGACGGCCGTCGAGCGGGGGTACTACGACACGCCGCGACGGTGTACCCTGACGGAACTCGCCGACTACCTCGGGATCGCAAAATCGACAGCTAGCGAGCGGCTCCACCGCGCCGAAGGCGCCATCATCCGCGCGTTCGTCTCGGGGGACGACGGTTAG
- a CDS encoding phosphoadenosine phosphosulfate reductase family protein: MSEFPDYLDVDYTDGEGQTPDDYPTLEDKLEKAIEVTRKGLEQYENPAVMWTGGKDSTLTLYFIKEVAEKHGYDVPPAVFIDHYQHFDAIHDFVDRWADEWDLDVIYARNEDVGEYVDEHDLEPGDDIPVSALSEHNQHHVRDILEYEEDTFPFLLDTYVGNHLLKTVALNDALEEYDIDGVISGVRWDEQEARADETFFSPRHDPDIYPPHDRIQPILQFAERDVWDAFWNYVVPDTVEGFPDEGYVPQGADDLPNGLTQEDIPVSPKYFAGFRSLGSEVSTEKSDTEPAWLQDIENTTERAGRAQDKEDLMERLRDLGYM; the protein is encoded by the coding sequence ATGAGCGAGTTCCCCGACTACCTCGACGTCGACTACACGGACGGCGAGGGACAGACGCCCGACGACTACCCCACGCTCGAAGACAAACTCGAGAAGGCCATCGAGGTCACCCGTAAGGGCCTCGAACAGTACGAGAATCCCGCCGTGATGTGGACCGGCGGCAAGGACTCGACGCTCACCCTGTATTTCATCAAGGAAGTCGCCGAGAAACACGGCTACGACGTGCCACCCGCGGTGTTCATCGACCACTACCAGCATTTTGACGCTATCCACGACTTCGTCGACCGCTGGGCCGACGAGTGGGACCTCGACGTCATCTACGCCCGCAACGAGGACGTGGGCGAGTACGTCGACGAACACGACCTGGAACCCGGTGACGACATCCCCGTCTCTGCGCTCTCCGAGCACAACCAGCACCACGTTCGGGACATCCTCGAATACGAGGAGGACACCTTCCCGTTCCTGCTCGACACCTACGTCGGCAACCACCTGCTGAAGACCGTCGCGCTCAACGACGCCCTCGAGGAGTACGACATCGACGGCGTCATCTCCGGCGTCCGCTGGGACGAACAGGAAGCCCGCGCCGACGAGACGTTCTTCAGCCCGCGCCACGACCCCGACATCTACCCGCCCCACGACCGCATTCAGCCGATTCTCCAGTTCGCGGAACGCGACGTGTGGGACGCCTTCTGGAACTACGTCGTCCCCGACACGGTCGAGGGCTTCCCGGACGAGGGCTACGTCCCCCAGGGTGCCGACGACCTGCCGAACGGCCTCACGCAAGAGGACATCCCGGTCAGCCCGAAATACTTCGCGGGCTTCCGGTCGCTGGGGAGCGAGGTCAGCACCGAGAAATCCGACACCGAGCCCGCGTGGCTCCAGGACATCGAGAACACGACCGAACGCGCCGGCCGCGCCCAGGACAAGGAGGACCTCATGGAGCGCCTCCGCGA